From Dethiobacter alkaliphilus AHT 1, a single genomic window includes:
- a CDS encoding phosphatidate cytidylyltransferase, which translates to MFRQRLASALVGIPVVIAVSYLGGLLYVALITLVGLLALREYYTLTAIDDKGSMILGFGGHVLLTALLWLQGFTAFSAGFFAIFVFINIFWVLTYPRDFRILSFLLWGFVYVTGLMGFFVLLRELNTGFSAVLTVFVAVWASDTGAYLVGMSVGRHKLIPAVSPKKSVEGALGGMLATGLILALLAPQLGLVRLPALILGLTLSVAGQLGDLAESALKRWANIKDSGSFLPGHGGVLDRIDSLLFAAPLAYLFF; encoded by the coding sequence ATTCCTGTTGTTATTGCCGTGTCATATTTAGGTGGTCTGCTATATGTGGCGCTGATTACCTTAGTTGGGCTTTTGGCTCTGCGGGAGTATTACACCTTAACGGCAATAGATGACAAGGGCTCTATGATTCTGGGTTTTGGCGGTCACGTTTTGCTCACCGCATTACTTTGGTTGCAGGGATTCACAGCATTTAGCGCCGGCTTTTTTGCTATTTTTGTATTTATAAATATTTTTTGGGTGCTTACATATCCCCGCGATTTCAGGATTTTATCCTTTCTGCTCTGGGGCTTTGTCTATGTTACCGGCTTAATGGGCTTTTTTGTGCTGCTGAGGGAGCTTAACACCGGTTTTTCCGCGGTTTTGACCGTGTTTGTGGCGGTATGGGCCTCCGACACCGGCGCTTATCTGGTGGGAATGAGTGTGGGTCGCCATAAACTGATTCCCGCTGTCAGCCCCAAAAAGTCGGTGGAAGGAGCTCTGGGAGGAATGCTGGCCACCGGCCTGATCCTGGCCCTTTTAGCCCCGCAACTGGGCTTGGTGCGCTTGCCTGCCCTTATTTTGGGTCTTACCCTTTCGGTGGCGGGCCAGCTGGGTGATTTGGCTGAATCAGCCCTGAAGCGCTGGGCAAATATCAAGGATTCAGGATCGTTTCTTCCCGGACACGGCGGCGTATTGGACCGCATAGACAGTCTGCTTTTTGCCGCTCCTCTGGCATACCTGTTTTTTTAA